A single Arcanobacterium canis DNA region contains:
- a CDS encoding ABC transporter substrate-binding protein has protein sequence MKLKLASLAIATLTVLAACATTSAPSTSSAGAASATTIQLGTTDKVSSLDPAGSWDNGSANVENQIYPYLVGIVAGATSNAPKPLLGDMAKFTSPTEYTVKLKDGLTFANGHKLTSSDVKFSFDRQLAIADPHGPSSMLTSLKEVKTPDPNTVVFVLKTPDQTFPQVLTTVAALIVDEEVFPKDKILSDSEIIKARPFGGQYEIASYQPGSLINFVPNKAYAGNLEPVKNDGVVMRIYADASNLRLDLDNGTLDVAYRQLAATDVEALSKNDKLKVEKGAGGEMRYITFNMDTMPFGAKTPEADPAKAKAVRAAMADLVDRDALARDVYKGTYTPLFSYLPKGFDGSKDTLKASYGSGTGQPDVKRAAKRLADAGVKTPVTIALEYNPDHYGKNSGDEYAAIKTQLEKSGLFTINLASTEWLQYSKERLADAYPVYQLGWFPDYVDPDNYLAPFFSADTYVNNHYANAEVIKKVDAQRTEADPIKRAAIIDQIQHAVTADLPTLPLLQGQQVVVMKKNVTGFELGTGYKLYYAPVSK, from the coding sequence ATGAAACTCAAACTCGCTTCGCTTGCCATTGCCACTCTGACCGTGCTCGCAGCGTGCGCGACGACGTCGGCCCCCTCAACCTCCAGTGCAGGAGCCGCAAGCGCCACCACAATCCAGCTCGGGACGACGGACAAAGTCTCAAGCTTGGATCCCGCAGGTTCGTGGGATAACGGTTCAGCGAACGTCGAAAACCAGATTTACCCCTATCTTGTGGGGATCGTTGCAGGGGCCACCTCCAATGCACCGAAGCCGCTACTGGGAGACATGGCAAAATTCACTTCGCCAACTGAGTACACGGTAAAACTCAAAGACGGCCTGACCTTCGCAAATGGACACAAACTGACATCGTCGGACGTGAAATTCTCCTTTGATCGCCAGCTCGCAATCGCTGATCCACATGGCCCTTCGTCGATGCTGACGTCATTGAAGGAAGTCAAAACTCCTGATCCAAACACAGTGGTGTTCGTGCTCAAGACCCCGGATCAGACCTTCCCACAGGTTCTGACTACCGTGGCGGCGCTGATCGTGGACGAAGAAGTTTTCCCCAAGGATAAAATCCTCTCCGATAGCGAGATCATCAAAGCCCGCCCATTCGGCGGCCAGTATGAAATCGCCAGCTACCAGCCAGGATCGTTGATTAATTTTGTTCCGAACAAAGCCTACGCAGGGAACCTCGAACCGGTGAAGAACGACGGCGTTGTGATGCGCATCTACGCCGATGCGTCGAACCTGCGTCTGGACCTCGATAATGGCACTCTCGACGTCGCCTACCGTCAGCTCGCTGCCACAGATGTTGAGGCACTGTCGAAGAACGACAAACTCAAGGTGGAAAAGGGTGCTGGCGGCGAAATGCGCTACATCACCTTCAATATGGACACCATGCCTTTCGGCGCGAAAACCCCTGAAGCTGACCCGGCCAAGGCTAAGGCTGTCCGCGCTGCGATGGCAGATCTCGTTGATCGAGACGCCCTCGCTCGCGACGTGTACAAGGGCACCTACACTCCGCTCTTCTCCTACCTTCCCAAGGGCTTCGATGGTTCGAAAGATACCCTCAAGGCATCCTATGGCTCGGGCACAGGACAACCCGACGTCAAGCGCGCGGCCAAGCGCCTTGCCGACGCCGGCGTGAAGACGCCCGTCACCATCGCTCTTGAATACAACCCCGATCATTACGGAAAGAATTCGGGAGATGAATATGCGGCGATCAAGACTCAGCTAGAAAAGTCAGGCTTGTTCACCATCAACCTCGCCTCCACTGAATGGCTTCAGTATTCCAAGGAGCGCCTCGCTGACGCCTACCCGGTCTACCAGCTCGGGTGGTTCCCCGACTACGTTGACCCGGATAACTACCTCGCGCCATTCTTCTCAGCAGACACGTACGTCAACAATCACTATGCGAATGCCGAAGTGATCAAGAAGGTTGATGCACAGCGAACTGAGGCGGATCCGATCAAGCGCGCGGCGATTATTG